In the Zingiber officinale cultivar Zhangliang chromosome 5A, Zo_v1.1, whole genome shotgun sequence genome, CGCGATATCATACCCCAGAAACCCCCGAAGGGATTTTTTGAGGAGCCTCGGTACCACTTGGTTGATAATAGCGTCCCACCACCGAAGCGGCGACCTCAGTCAACAAGCCCCAAATTGGGGACTTTTTAATTGATAAGAGTCTGCGCAGGTGTAGGTTCGAACCTAGCACCTCAGTCAATGGATAACAACGTCATAACTAGAGCACTCCTAATTCAATTGTTATCACCTTCCTCAATCAAGGTAATATGCAGAGGaagaaatttcttttctttttcattatCATGCCCCTATATTTATTTCATCAGTCCAACGTCCACTCCTTTATGTAAATAGAGCATATCATAACTAAAATCGATCCCTTTAAAATCGGaccaaaaatattatttttaacacATAAAAGTACATCATATACCTAAAAAAAATTGAcacggattttttttttcaattacaaaAATTATATCATACATACCCATATTCCCCAATCAATATAAATAAACACATACAGATGAGAGGAAGAGATTTCTTTTCTATACTCTTCTCATGCCCTATATTTATTTTATCCATTCATCTTCCTCTCATTCATGCCATTGGCGCTATTAGAACTGTCATGTCACGTCAGAACTCAGGAACAATCTGGTTGATCGGGTTTGATCAGCTCAGCTGTGTGCACGATTATAtcgacttgagttagactcggaAGAGCTGACTCGAGTTGATCATGAGCTGACTGACTTGACCAGAACTGATTCTGCTTTGATcgagtcttgagccctaccacgCGGCACCTGCTGTTCCCGCCGCATCAATTCTTTTGAGTGATTTACCTCAGCATTAATTACATCGCGAGAGCATGTTGTTAGCAGAGTGGTCAAGGTTAGTAGTAGCTAGCTAGGTTGTATGCTTTTCACGATTATTGTCAAGCTTAACTTTCAAGAAGCTTTTGCATATGTAGATAAGTAGATTCTTTTATTGCTATGACAACAATCCGAGCGACATCTGCAAGCTTAAGAACCAGTTCGCAGAGATACATATAACAGTACATTGTTCAAGAGTTTATGATCTGTTTGTAAAAAAATCAATGCaaaatttctatatatatatacctaCACTGCATGTCTATTATAATGTGGTTGGTGGCCGAGCCTCAGCTCCAAATCCACCTCATTGTCTTCGTCGACCTCCTGCCTCCTCGCCTCACCACCTGGCGCCACCGAGCCAGTAGCGTCGCGGTGGCGGCGATAGCGGCCAGTACTACTACTGCTCAGTCCCAACCCGAGATCCTCGCCCAAGAGGCATTGAGCCGTCGTCCTCTCCGCCGACGGCGCCTGCGACGAGTGCACGGTGTAACCAGCAGCACCACTGCCACCATGGCATACAGACGACGAGGCcatcggcggcggcggcggtggctGTGCCTTTACTCGGTCCTTGCGGTGGATGTTCATGTGGCCGCCGAGGGCCTGCGCATTGGAGAAGCCCCTCCTGCAGAAGGTGCAACCGTAGTAGGGATGCGGCCGGGTGCCGGCGGCGTCGTAGTCGTCGTCGCCTGAGGCCTTGGCGGGGCCCGTACCGTGCTCCTCCTCCATGGCCAAAGCTAATGGACGAAGAGAAGGGAATTGAGGAAGGGGGGAGAAGGGACAAGCGGAGGGCATTGGTTTTGTCGATCAAGAGTGTACTGCGAATTAATAGATTAAGAAAAATCTAATTTAATCGCGCGGCACGATGCCATATAATTATTTTTAGCGAGTATTCTATTCGGCCGgctgaggaggaagaaaagaagaaggaacctttttaaccttttatatatatatatatatatatatatactttttgaGCAAAATTTCAGCTGAATTATATGCATATATAGCTCAGAAGTTTTCATGGACTTCAGCAATGCCAGTTCAGGTCGCATAAAAGGTCATTGATGCTGATAAAGATTGGGGATTAGGTAGCTGCTCAGATCGCTAAAAAGGGATATGTGAGGTCAGGCTCATTGAGCATGGTCATGTGAATTGGACACAAGTAGGGAGCAGTCAGTCAACTCTCCAACCACTCTGGCAAGGTTAATTATTAACATTATGTTGTTTTGGACATTCTAATGTCTTGTTCTTGATCAAACTATGTGTGTGTAGCTTGTTGTTCCTGCTGATCAAGCAATAGTTGAGGAGTTGATTTTTAATTGAGAAAGGTCTCGGCGAGTAGTAAGCACTAGTTGACCAAGTAATTAATTAGGACGGctataattaaatgaattaaattgatCCGGTCGGAAAGGGAGGAGGGAATGGAGGTCTTCATCGTAAATCTCATTGGCTGAAAATACACAAGTTTTGAGGAATGTTTGCAGCAGTCAAAGAGAATTAGAATGGAGGATCTCCCATGTTCAAGTTAGGCTTCAGATTATAGAAAGTACGGAGAAGAAGATATATCTCCAAAAATAGAGAATTGTATATGCATAACCAGGCCCGTGGGGGCGGACTCTTCTTTATATTACCCCAGAGGACAGAGACATGACGCCCACATTTTCCTATCCACGCCCCCCATCACCCACATTCGGATTGGGGGTGTTTATATCATCCGTGTTCCCCGGCCCTATCCATATCCCCATGTTCGGGTAGCAAGGGTGTCATGTCACCCTACTTTATTTTTGAACTCTATCCAAAAGACtttataccaatgaagatatcttacaTGTTTTTAAATCCATGATCTCTCATGACTTTGTTTTTGAACTctatccaaaaggtctcataaATGAAAATATCTTACATGCTTTTAAATCCATAATCTTTtataaatctttccaatgtgagactttgattgtatcTCCAACAATCCTCTCCTCTAACAACGGACTACCATTACTCTCGTGGTTCAAACTTTCTTATAAGTATCCATTCACTCTTAACTTGCTTCGGGCCTTCCCGcgaacatccggtcatcctgacctatCCCGACCCTTCTTGTAAGCATCCGATTACTCTTGATTTGTTCCAAACCTCCCCGTAAGCATTTGTATCTGGTCATTCTTGACCCACTCTGAGCCTCCCCGCAAACATCCACATCCGGTCATTCTTGACTTGCTCTAGATTTTCTCGTAAGCATCCGGTCACTGTTGATCTATTTCAGATCTTCCCGCAAATATTTGATCATCCTGACCTACTACAGGCTTTCCCGCTAGCATTTGATCACCCTAATCTACTTTGGGCCTCCCCACAACTTTGTTCAAGGCCACCTCACGTGACATCTGGTCTAGATCATAACTTTGATGCttgatccggtggtcaaggcaggggaccccattgcgaggggtcaacgccacgtggagatcaaagggccgggggggtccaccggagaagggtgagccgaccggacttgggagaaaaggatacaccgatcggccgaccgatgagcatccaacagtaaaaggtgccctAACAGGGGGCGGGGTTCCGATGCTCAGTTGAAACAatagctaagagccgagcggaaggcctaagagaaggtgacatactgctaacagtccttacgtagcacccgcccggaagtctccccagcatatcaatgcaaatgacaggcgggacgtgatgggcgtgccgccctgccggcgcaggggatgagggtcgtccggacgacgctcttcgtccagccggtcggacggacgtcccggccggtggtgggtaaagaaggacaggaacatcttctgacagccgtcaagtcctatggctaggccatactccaagtctgacaacgatgtgttctgttgtcccatcgaagacatgattggactgtagcagtatgacgtcaggtaagctttctgacaaacacataccgaggtatgggctgcgaacacgtacgtgcctcggtggacgtgtaggagctctttcaccgctctatataaagagtcgcatacttcgtcggaggtacgcgtggaacacctttggagctactttttccaccacttgcttacctgacttgagcgtcggagggtcaccgccgggaaccccttcccggcccgacttctgtgcaggttcgccggagcttcgtgccaccagtcgaagatccacgtcagcagtcggagagtgccccgtgcccagcgtccgttgattcagcattcggacaggatcaaattggcgccgtctgtgggaacgctcctgcatccgaacggaagcaatggacgaagttgGACGACCACACATGGTGATGCACTCCGTGgagaaactcgacgctctgaCAGAGGTAAGAGTAGCTAGGCTCATGGAGCAACAGGAGCAGAAGACTCAAGTAGAAGGATAACGTAGCAGGCCGCCTCCACCTCTGGGGGGGCCGAGTggccatggaggaccgaccgggaagtttcgccatcctcctggccttgataaatttcgacgagtacattgtatccacctcactccacgggtattcgggagttaagaaattgagtcagatcatatgctgatcggcaggttagtttttcagatatagtttctttcaggcatagaattcatcgtaattttccgaaagaaggcccgtgccgttcggccgggtgtatatcatcggagccaaaggctcgacaacgaaggccccgagccgttcggccagaggtataataaccgagccaagcgctcgatgaagaaggccccgagccattcggccggaggtataataaccgagccatgcgctcgacgaagaaggtcccgagccattcggccggaggtataatatccgagccaag is a window encoding:
- the LOC121980019 gene encoding zinc finger protein 11-like gives rise to the protein MEEEHGTGPAKASGDDDYDAAGTRPHPYYGCTFCRRGFSNAQALGGHMNIHRKDRVKAQPPPPPPMASSSVCHGGSGAAGYTVHSSQAPSAERTTAQCLLGEDLGLGLSSSSTGRYRRHRDATGSVAPGGEARRQEVDEDNEVDLELRLGHQPHYNRHAV